The window TGGCAATGTGGGCCGTTCTGTGCAAACGGCACAGCGCCACTCCACGGGCCAACGCAGTTTTCCCTCGCGCGGAATACTGTCTCGTACGGGCCACATACCGCTCTCCATACAACTGTGTGctgtgtctcaaaaaaaaaaaaaaactgtgtGCTTCGATCCCGATGCGAACGAGCGCCTGGAGATTACGTGAGCATGCGAGGACGAGCACGCCTATGGATTTTCGTACATTGATTGTAAAAGTACTTTATTACATACCAAACCTGAGGTGCACGAAAAGACTAAGACCAAAAGGAGGCTTGAAAGTTGAAATGTAATTTCATCGTCATCACCTGACCAaggataaatgtgttgttagaatttaGTAAGGTGGAAACAAGGCTAATAGATGTCCCACCCACCTTCAAGATGTGTAGAGACAATCCTTTCCCTTCCTCTATATATACTACATCATCTTCACTTGAATTAGCAGCATGCAAACTCTATCACCGCTCCTTCATCCACACGGTTCTAGTACATCGCAATCATTTGATTTGAGTAGTTTACTATAGTAAATAGGCTGAATTGGATCAGCACAAACATAAGAGAGGATGGATTGCCAGAAAACCGAAATGGGGTTCAGAACATATATGAATATGAGACACCAGGAATTAAGCAAATGTTTGTCCTGCATGGAGATAAACTTCTTGAGATACTCTGCCATGGCTCGAAATCTGTCTTAGGCACGCTACATAGCGACTACGTGCCCGGTGGTCAATTGCACCATTTTGCTTAAGTCATCGTCTCAACAAGCTACGACATGACTGGAGCCCTCCATTTTGTTTCCTCTCGTAATTCATATCTCGGCTTCAACCTTGTGTAACTCGTTTGGTGCAAGGCAAGTACACTATGACAAATAAAACTTTAACCTGCAGTCTTGACATTGACAATATCCGTACCTGCTATTATGCTCCTAACTTTTTTGTTTAGTTGTTTGGTGTCAAATCATTTCGAGCAAGAAGAGGGGTTGGTACTCCTGCCTTCAGATAGGTTTGCAGCATCGATCCATGGCGACAAAAAGGAATTCTGGCAGCGTTGCAAGGCCGGCCAAATGGAGGGACACGGCAGAGTGCCGGTAGAGTAGTGACAAGGTGAACGGCGAGAAGCAGCAACGACAGGTTCGACACCATCGTGGCACACTGATCGATCGAGCGGTCCATTTATACAGAGTGTGTATCTGATTGCATCAGTTTCTTCATTCTATCTCATACTTGTGCGTGTGACTCAGATCAGGCAGTTCACACCTACCTGTAGATACTCGTCTCGTTCTCAGAGAGAGAGATCGAGGGActcagctactccctctgtcccatagtgAAGACGTTTTTTGACAGTGTGTCTTACAttgtgagacggagggagtagttgagaaGTGCAAAAGGTTCAACACAAATGAATATCACAAGGAGTTCCACGTGGACATGGTAAGATGCCTGCAGATGGTATAGTCAGCATGCAGTCGGGTTGTTAGGAGCATGCTACCATACCCCGAGAAAGTCGATCAAAATCACCGAACCAAAAAAACTGACCAAACGAGCAAAAAGAACCCAAAAAAGAGGGCTGATTAAGAACAGAGCATAAACTCCACTAAACTATCAAGCTTTCCAAGCGATAACAACAGTGTTTCGATCACTGTCAGCCATACCATGCTCAGTGATACATAGTCCTTTGTTCTCCTCTCCTAAAGACCTTTTCCTGACCTAGCTACTAATCCCCGAGAACTGTCTGCAAGCGAGATCAATCTCTTCCTCCGTCATCTCGATGGTATCATCACTGTCGTACTGAGCATCGTCCGCTCCGGTCTTCCCAGGACGCTCCTTGCCCTTCTTGCCACCACTGTCCATCTGGGCGAACTCAGCCTGGTAGATTTTCTTGCATTTGGTTGCCAGTTGGGCGAGTTGTTCTTTAGACAGCGACGATCCCTCTCCGTCAAGCTGCACTAGCTCGTCCACAACGTGGGGGACAAAGCTCCACTGCTCTGCCACCCCACTGATATCCTACAAGAGAAGTTCGAAGACACAAGATTTAGAAAACATGTTCAGTAAGATATACCACATTTCTAGTAAGATGCACAACAGGATTTCGAAAACATGTTTGGTACATTTGGTGTTCACCATTGCAAACATAATCACAATAAGTCAATGGCAATTTGACACAGACATCAACAATTGGCATCTAGGCGAGTAGCATTTCAATGTTTTAGGTTACTTAAGACTTGCACCTTGTCTGCATGAGCTAATCTATTGTTGATAATTCAAAATAATTGACAAGAAACTCAAAAGACCTGCATATGTTATCTAAATAAAGAGGGCTGTTGCATTACTTACATTGCCTTGCTCGAGGGATTCGATGGCATCCTGCAGACAAGTGATAACCCCTTCAGCAGCTATTGCCTTCAATTCGTTTGGCTCTGGCTATCAGACGAAAAGCCAGAGAAGTCAGGTCACATGAAGCATTATTCCCATGTGTTAACAGACCAAGGACAAGTCAACCGAATACTGAAGAAAACTATCAGCCGCACTCTGATTTGCTAGCCATGATGAGACAAGTCTCATCATGACAGATAATATGCAAAGCAATTTGTTATATTAGCCTAAGAAAACGCTTATCTCATTTACATTAGGAAAAGTCTGATTTCGTTGGGTGTGGTTGTTTCGGCCCCTTGGGAAAAAAAGAGTATCATTGGACAATTACTTTGTGTGCAGATCATCTCTACAATAGCAATACATTGATCATAGAAGTACTTTAATACATACCAAACCTAAGGCGGACAGACTAAAACCATAAGGAGGCTTGAAATTGAAATGTAATTTCATCACCATCACCTGACCATTTTATTATCCCCAATTTCTCACCTTCTCTTCTTGGCTCTCCAACCATGATATTGTCttcgcaaaatcatccattgcccaTTGTTTAATTTTCGAAGGCGAAAATTGTTTATTTATAGCACCTGAATGTCCTGCCTGTAGAAAAGAGACTATTATGAGGTCCTGTAGAAAGAAAGCATACTGAGATGCTTCCAGGACAAGTGTTGCCTACGTGTTGTTCCATTCATGAAAACCTAAGCATAGACTGTGTTATAATTTAGATGTCACTACCTATTTAATACCGCTGGGAAGTCATTTGTTTTCAAGGGACATCAATATGCACCCACAGTACAATATATTTTATCAAAAATGCATCATCATAGCAAATGCAGAAGTTACAATCAACTACGGTCAGTTAATTCTGATGTCCTGCCTTGTGCATGTGGAGTAATAATCTTCCACCAGATATAGAAGATTGGAGGGTTGCTGAAATGCACATTCTTTTTAACTAATCTGAATGCCGGGAAATCCAATTAAAACACGTGCTTACACACTCTTATCTATTGCCAGGCCTCATTGCTTTTGCTTTGTTTCTTGTTTCCTTGTGGAAATATCCAAGTTCAGGTGAGATAAACCCACCAATTATCCAGTCTCTATTAGCCAGCTATAATAGTTACCACTGAGAAGAAATTGGTTTTATGTCAAATTAAGCAGGCTTCTGGCAAAGCATGGTTCTGGACTGTTCACTAATTTATTTTGAACAGACCTTATTGGCAGCAGAGGGCGGTGTCTTAGCATGAGTCTTCTCAAGTTGCTTTTCATGCTCTTTACGTGGCTTCTTCTGATCTACAACAGGATGATACACAAAATTAAACAAATAGAACTATAAATTTAACCGACTACTTCAAATTCAAAGTACACAAAGAAAAAGTAGTAAAGTACAGCAGAGCTGTAAATATCATTCAAATTTCATAAATTATTTAATGGGCATCAAATGGTTCTTTATTAAGCTTACCGAAACTCAATCCTAGTTCGCCCATCACCATTACCAAGTCTACAGCTTGTTTGGCATGTATTACTAACTAAGGATCGCTAACTTACTCCCAATCGGCGGGACTGTGGGACAAAGTGCAGTTGCTCCTTCTTTCCATGGGGAGGGCCGGAGGGCAGCCCTCTAAGCCAATAGGAGAAGAACAAAAATTAAGTGCAGTTGCTCCTTCTTTCCATAACCAGGAGAACTACAAAAATTAAGTCTTAAGGAGCATTTTCTTGAGCTATCTGATAGTGATAGACTGGTATCACACTGACATGGTCCACAGGAACGCTTTCAATTTAATTTGCATATTGTCTAATTCACAAAGTTACAGGGCAGAACCCATAtatgctactccctctgtaaactaatataagagcatttagatcaccattttagtgatctaaacgctcttatattagtttacggagggagtacattggtaAGAGAAAACAAAGGTCTTAAGAGCACCTAAATTAAAATAAATAAGCTGAAATAAAAAGGAGCCTAAGTTGATAAAActttatgttggatgaaagaatgtACCACCTTGACTGGTTTCAGCTGGCTCTTTATTTTCGTGCCATGGATTTCCAGCATGCATAAGATAAGGCTCGATGTCAACGAGTTTTCGTTGGCTGTGAGATTCTGAGATCCATTCCTAAAACACGTAAAGAGGATAAGAAACTAATGTGCTGCTTCCAGCAACAACAAATCCAACTTATCTAATATGAAGATGTATGACAAGTGAGACCAGCTAAGGCTTGTTTACTCATATGGCCATATCAAGCTGAATATGAACAGAGCACTATGCAGATTAGGCTTAAGTACAGGCAACAAATATGTATCTCTCCCTTTATGATAAAGAATGCTTGAAGCAAAACTAACCACAATGATCACAACAAAGAGGGAGAAAAACAACCTTGGCGACGATGGTCCCGTTCTCCGACTGCACCTGCCGGAACTTGGGGGTGTTGGCAAACGCGCAGACAAGAAGCGTGCAATCATCGGACCAATCGGGCCGGTACACCGCCCCCATATCCAGCGCCTGGGAGCGCAGCCTGCCCCTCTCAGGGTTGACGAACCCTGACAGCACAAAGGTCACCCCGTCCTGCCCAACCAAGCACACGGAATCATGGCCGCATTCACAGAACACACACACATACAGTAAAAAACAGTCAGAGAGGGCTCCAGATACAAGTACCAAGAGTTTGGAGAAATCCGGCCCTGTTGGAGCCGCCCTCTCGCGGGCCGCCTCCGCGTGCTTCTTCTTGCCCGGacttcccccgccgccgccgccgccgccggagccggagCCCATCCAGGAAGGGAGGCTCCTCTTGCCGTTGCCGTTGCCCGGATCCGAGCTCGATTCCGGCATTATGGCGGGGATACGGAACCTGCCCCAGAATCACCCGGCTCAGAAAGGCTGGATCAATGGATTCCGGGCCGAGTCAGCAGATTCAAATCGAGGTTTCAGGAGGTGGATACCTGGGATTTCGGCTACTGACGCCACGCCCTGattcccccgagctcgccgtccaccaTGGAGAGTTCCCTGCGAGTTTCGATTTGACTAGCCAAGACGAAGAAGGGCTTCGAAGGGACAAGAACAAAAAAAAAAACAGAGAATACGGGCCGAGTTCCGTGACCCATCTGGCCCAGGGTAGTTTTGGGCCAGAAGAACTCGGCCTTAAAGTTGGTAGTTCCCCCAACCCCTCAAAAAAAGGTTGGTAGTTCTCCCTTTACCTCatcttatctctactcctaatctctactcctaatctctactcctaatggagcagttggtaggattgcgtccacggtttattttcgtctggttatatttcgtctggtttattttcgtccggtttattttcgtctcatatcccaccaccatatctcctcacattgatttttttaccctcacaataaaaactttcctaacTTTTCCAAAGTTTCCTAACTAGACACGTTATAAACGGGCATGCACCGATAGCACGTTATCAATTAATAAAATTTTGTTTTATGACAATCAATTCCAAATCCTAATTTTCCTAATGCATCGATCTTTGCCTTTTTTAAGTAGTTATTTTGATAGGGAGGGTTTAGCCACGAAAACCATCCCTCCATCGTCGGCTGCATCCCTCACCCACGTCGCTGTTGCAGGATCTTCAtccgtcatcctgagcaattggggcGGCGATGCGGGCGAGCTTCACGATAGTGGGGAGGACCAGGCCGCGGTGAAGGCAGGTCATGCGCTCCTCACGCTCCACGAACGGAACCTGCGCACGGAGGCGGTAGCGCGGGGTGGCAGCCGGCAATGAGGCGGCCGCGCTACGTGACGAGCTACGGGTCCCCCTTTGTGATGTTTTGGCATCGCTCCTTCATCGCACATCCTCAGGTTCCTCTTGCCCTTCCCTTCCTCTGTCCTCCTCTCCCATCTCTATGCTTTCACGTGCATCTAGTTTTGATTCCTCGTGTGATATATACCAAACATAGGTACGTCAATTcacttccttcccttcccttcgtCCCTCGGTCCCACGCTCGTGGCGCTGAAGTGGTGGCAACAGGCGATGGCGGTGGTGTCGCTGATGGCGGCAAGGACAGCATGTGGCAGCTCCCGAAGCATGAACACGACCGCACCTCGGGCCTGCCGTCTGccaagatatgggtgagttctcgtgCTGCCAACCATAAACCCTCATGTCCTACAAATTCCTCAAACCCTACCGTCTTGATCCCGTCCACGCTCTGATCCAAAGGACGATGCAGCTCTGGCCGATTGACAATGGAGGTTTGGGatccttcctctcagcacccactCCTGGAAGAATCAGCGGTGCGCCACGCCGATTGAACCCCGTCGAGATCACTCGCCAAGATTGCTATTCTGAAGTTTAT is drawn from Triticum dicoccoides isolate Atlit2015 ecotype Zavitan chromosome 4A, WEW_v2.0, whole genome shotgun sequence and contains these coding sequences:
- the LOC119287805 gene encoding DNA-repair protein XRCC1-like; its protein translation is MPESSSDPGNGNGKRSLPSWMGSGSGGGGGGGGSPGKKKHAEAARERAAPTGPDFSKLLDGVTFVLSGFVNPERGRLRSQALDMGAVYRPDWSDDCTLLVCAFANTPKFRQVQSENGTIVAKEWISESHSQRKLVDIEPYLMHAGNPWHENKEPAETSQDQKKPRKEHEKQLEKTHAKTPPSAANKAGHSGAINKQFSPSKIKQWAMDDFAKTISWLESQEEKPEPNELKAIAAEGVITCLQDAIESLEQGNDISGVAEQWSFVPHVVDELVQLDGEGSSLSKEQLAQLATKCKKIYQAEFAQMDSGGKKGKERPGKTGADDAQYDSDDTIEMTEEEIDLACRQFSGISS